The following DNA comes from Brevinematales bacterium.
CTATGAAATTAATCTATTAATTTAACTAAATTTGCCATCTCAACAGCAGATAATGCAGCTTCAATACCTTTATTACCCATTTTCATACCCGCTCTATCTATTGCTTCTTCAGGTGTATTTGCAGTTATTATACCAAAACTAACAGGTGTTTTATGTTTTACCGATAAATCAACTATGAGTCTTGTAACATGAGTAGCTATATAATCAAAATGCGGAGTTTCACCTTTTATCAAAGTACCTAAACAAACAACGGCATTAAATTTACCTTTCGAAAGTATCTTTTCTAAAGTAATTGGGATCTCAAAAGTACCAGGAACCCAAAAGATTTCTATATCATCTTCTTCAACACTAACTTGTCTGAGAAGATTCAAAGCACCATCAAGTAATCTTTCAGTTATCAATTTGTTAAACTTACTTACTATTATCCCTACTTTCAAACCTTTTCCAGAAATTTTACCTTCAAAACTCTTCATATTCCTTAATTTTAAGTGAACTACCTCCAATCTTTAAACATATTTAGCAAAATTGGAATTTGAAAAAAAAGAAAATGTAAATTCATAATTAAGTCGTAATCTCGCGGGAATAGCTCAGTTGGTAGAGCATCGGCCTTCCAAGCCGAGGGTCGCGGGTTCGAGTCCCGTTTCCCGCTCATTACTCGCTCAGATATTGCCTATCGGTTACCAATCAATTCAAACCTAGAGATATTAAATCAACTTCCGAATATTACAAGTGTATGAAGAAAATACTACAAATCGTAACACTAATAATGTTGTCTACTCAAACATTTGGAGGAGTTATAAAAAACATATCAACTAACTCATACATAGACTGGACTAAAGGAGTAAT
Coding sequences within:
- the ribH gene encoding 6,7-dimethyl-8-ribityllumazine synthase, yielding MKSFEGKISGKGLKVGIIVSKFNKLITERLLDGALNLLRQVSVEEDDIEIFWVPGTFEIPITLEKILSKGKFNAVVCLGTLIKGETPHFDYIATHVTRLIVDLSVKHKTPVSFGIITANTPEEAIDRAGMKMGNKGIEAALSAVEMANLVKLID